Proteins encoded by one window of Pseudomonas tructae:
- a CDS encoding transporter substrate-binding domain-containing protein — MKKAWLTLSALALCLAAGNTLAKEYKELRFGVDPSYAPFESKAADGNLVGFDIDLGNAICAELKVKCKWVESDFDGMIPGLKANKFDGVISSMTVTPAREKVIDFSSELFSGPTALVFKKGSGLSADTASLKGKTVGYEQGTIQEAYAKAVLDKAGVKTQAYANQDQVYADLTSGRLDASIQDMLQAELGFLKSPKGADYEVSQPVDDELLPSKTAVGIKKGNTELQALLNKGIKALHDDGTYATIQKKHFGDLNLYSGK, encoded by the coding sequence ATGAAAAAAGCATGGCTGACGCTTTCCGCACTCGCGTTGTGTCTGGCTGCGGGGAACACCCTGGCCAAGGAATACAAGGAGCTGCGCTTCGGCGTCGATCCGTCCTACGCTCCATTCGAATCGAAAGCCGCCGACGGTAACCTGGTCGGCTTCGATATCGACCTGGGCAATGCCATCTGCGCCGAGCTCAAGGTCAAGTGCAAGTGGGTTGAAAGCGACTTCGACGGCATGATTCCGGGGCTCAAGGCCAACAAGTTCGATGGCGTCATCTCGTCCATGACCGTGACCCCGGCGCGGGAAAAAGTCATCGACTTTTCCAGTGAGCTGTTCTCCGGCCCTACTGCCCTGGTGTTCAAGAAAGGTTCCGGCCTGAGCGCAGACACAGCCTCGCTCAAGGGCAAGACCGTTGGCTATGAGCAAGGCACCATCCAGGAAGCCTACGCCAAGGCCGTGCTGGACAAGGCCGGGGTCAAGACCCAGGCCTACGCCAACCAGGACCAGGTCTATGCCGACCTGACGTCCGGGCGCCTGGATGCCTCGATCCAGGACATGCTCCAGGCAGAACTGGGCTTTCTCAAGTCCCCAAAAGGCGCCGACTATGAAGTCAGCCAACCGGTCGACGACGAACTGCTGCCGTCCAAGACTGCGGTCGGTATCAAAAAAGGTAACACTGAGCTCCAGGCTCTCCTGAACAAAGGTATCAAAGCGTTACACGACGATGGCACCTACGCCACGATCCAGAAAAAGCACTTCGGTGACCTGAACCTCTACAGCGGCAAATAA
- a CDS encoding c-type cytochrome, with amino-acid sequence MASAFSRLALVATTVFSFSVLASEPPPAAAADSELLARGKYIAQLGDCIACHTAPQAPEMAGGLQLKTPMGTIYSSNITPDPDTGIGRYSFEQFDKAMREGVTPDGTNLYPAMPYPSYAKMSEADMRALYAYLMQGVTPISQSNQEADMSWPFNMRWGLSLWNFAFVDTEPFAPDPAKDEVLNRGAYLVQGLGHCGACHTPRGIAFQEKAMSDAGSSGKHFLAGETVEHWRALSLRNLWTVEDTVQLLKTGQNRFATVSGNMADVIHHSTQHFSDVDLVAIASYLKSLPPGKDDLPMPDIPLAAASAPDDLFSSRGGLGYTQFCSDCHRPDGHGVKGLFPPLAGNPSIASANPTSLLHITLTGWETAQTATHSRVYTMPGFARLADEEIAEILSFVRSRWGNNSSPITAKQVKTLRDQLNPQTTDSTAFETPRLANLLAAANADQVIRGMRLHLQTRELLPDNVGNALNCTSCHLNAGTVADGSPFVGVSAFFPSYAPRAGKEVTLEERINGCFRRSMNGKPIPPQSADMQAMVAYFDWMKMNTQPGDKVAGRGVGKIDTAIKPDLDNGKQVYAEQCAVCHGSNGEGLAREDGSLVYPPLWGDQSFNIGAGMARTYTAAAFVKRNMPIGFHEKFPLGQGGLSDQEAVDVAAWFSQQPRPDFPDKVKDWPKGGKPVDARY; translated from the coding sequence ATGGCATCCGCCTTCTCCCGTCTGGCCCTGGTGGCCACGACCGTGTTCTCGTTCTCCGTACTCGCCAGCGAGCCGCCCCCGGCAGCGGCGGCCGACAGCGAACTGCTTGCCCGAGGCAAGTACATCGCCCAGCTGGGTGACTGCATCGCCTGCCACACCGCCCCGCAAGCCCCGGAAATGGCCGGCGGCCTGCAACTGAAAACGCCGATGGGCACCATCTACTCCAGCAACATCACCCCCGACCCGGACACCGGTATCGGCCGCTACAGCTTCGAGCAGTTCGACAAGGCCATGCGCGAAGGGGTTACCCCCGACGGGACCAACCTCTACCCGGCAATGCCCTACCCGTCCTACGCGAAAATGAGCGAAGCGGACATGCGCGCCCTGTACGCCTACCTGATGCAGGGCGTGACGCCGATCAGCCAGTCCAACCAGGAAGCCGACATGAGCTGGCCGTTCAACATGCGTTGGGGCCTGTCGCTGTGGAACTTCGCCTTCGTCGACACCGAACCCTTCGCGCCCGACCCTGCCAAGGACGAAGTGCTCAACCGTGGTGCCTACCTGGTGCAGGGCCTGGGCCATTGTGGTGCCTGCCATACCCCGCGCGGCATCGCCTTCCAGGAAAAGGCCATGAGCGACGCCGGTAGCAGCGGCAAGCACTTCCTCGCCGGCGAAACCGTGGAACACTGGCGCGCCCTGAGCCTGCGCAACCTGTGGACCGTGGAAGACACCGTACAATTGCTCAAGACCGGGCAGAACCGCTTTGCCACGGTGTCGGGCAACATGGCCGACGTGATCCATCACAGTACCCAGCACTTCAGTGACGTCGACCTGGTCGCCATCGCCAGCTACCTGAAGTCCCTGCCGCCGGGCAAGGACGATCTGCCGATGCCGGATATTCCGCTGGCCGCAGCCAGCGCACCGGACGACCTGTTCAGCAGCCGTGGCGGCCTGGGCTACACCCAGTTCTGCAGCGATTGCCACCGCCCCGACGGCCACGGGGTCAAGGGCCTGTTCCCGCCATTGGCCGGCAACCCGAGCATCGCCTCGGCCAACCCGACCTCCTTGCTGCACATCACCCTCACGGGCTGGGAAACCGCGCAAACCGCCACCCACTCACGGGTCTATACCATGCCGGGGTTCGCCCGCCTGGCCGATGAGGAAATCGCTGAAATCCTTAGCTTCGTACGCAGCCGCTGGGGCAACAACAGCTCGCCCATCACCGCCAAGCAGGTGAAGACCCTGCGTGACCAGCTCAACCCGCAAACCACCGACTCGACGGCGTTCGAAACCCCGCGCCTGGCCAACCTGCTTGCGGCGGCCAACGCCGACCAGGTGATCCGTGGCATGCGCCTGCATCTGCAAACCCGAGAATTGCTGCCCGATAACGTCGGTAACGCGTTGAACTGCACCAGTTGCCACCTCAACGCCGGCACCGTCGCCGACGGCTCGCCATTTGTCGGTGTCTCGGCGTTCTTCCCCAGCTACGCCCCCCGGGCGGGCAAGGAAGTCACTCTTGAAGAGCGCATCAACGGTTGCTTCCGCCGCTCGATGAATGGCAAGCCGATACCGCCACAATCGGCGGACATGCAGGCGATGGTGGCCTATTTCGACTGGATGAAGATGAACACTCAACCGGGTGACAAGGTGGCCGGACGCGGTGTTGGCAAGATCGATACGGCGATCAAACCGGACCTGGACAACGGCAAACAGGTGTACGCCGAGCAATGCGCGGTATGCCATGGCAGCAACGGTGAAGGCCTGGCCCGTGAAGACGGCAGCCTGGTGTACCCGCCGCTGTGGGGCGATCAGTCGTTCAACATCGGCGCTGGCATGGCCCGCACCTATACCGCCGCCGCCTTCGTCAAACGCAACATGCCGATTGGCTTTCACGAGAAGTTCCCCCTCGGCCAGGGTGGCTTGAGCGACCAGGAGGCGGTGGATGTCGCGGCCTGGTTCTCGCAGCAGCCACGGCCGGACTTCCCGGACAAGGTCAAGGACTGGCCCAAGGGTGGCAAGCCGGTGGATGCGCGGTACTAA
- a CDS encoding ABC transporter permease, which produces MFEDLLQFLGLSALSLKGFGPLLLQGTWMTIKLSFMSLLVSVGLGLLGASAKLSPLRPLRLIAQAYTTLIRGVPDLVLMLLIFYSLQTWLTTLTDAMEWEYIEIDPFAAGVITLGFIYGAYFTETFRGAILAVPRGQVEAATAYGLKRLQRFRFVVFPQMMRFALPGIGNNWMVMLKATALVSIIGLADLVKAAQDAGKSSYQLFYFLVVAAFIYLLITSASNIALRWLERRYNVGTREAVR; this is translated from the coding sequence ATGTTCGAAGACCTGCTGCAGTTTTTGGGGCTCTCGGCACTCAGTTTGAAGGGCTTCGGCCCCTTGCTGCTGCAGGGCACCTGGATGACCATCAAACTTTCCTTCATGTCGCTGCTGGTCAGCGTCGGCCTGGGCCTGCTCGGCGCCAGCGCCAAGCTCTCGCCATTGCGCCCGCTGCGACTGATCGCCCAGGCCTACACCACGCTGATCCGCGGGGTACCTGACCTGGTGCTGATGCTGCTGATTTTCTACAGCCTGCAAACCTGGCTGACCACCCTGACCGACGCCATGGAGTGGGAATACATCGAGATCGATCCGTTCGCCGCCGGGGTCATCACCCTGGGCTTCATCTACGGTGCGTACTTCACCGAGACCTTCCGCGGTGCCATCCTCGCGGTGCCCCGCGGCCAGGTCGAAGCGGCCACCGCCTACGGCCTCAAACGCTTGCAACGCTTTCGCTTCGTGGTTTTCCCGCAAATGATGCGCTTCGCCCTGCCGGGCATCGGCAACAATTGGATGGTCATGCTCAAGGCCACGGCCCTGGTGTCGATCATCGGCCTGGCCGACCTGGTCAAGGCCGCCCAGGACGCCGGCAAGAGCAGCTACCAGCTGTTCTACTTCCTGGTGGTCGCGGCCTTCATCTACCTGTTGATCACCAGCGCCTCGAACATCGCCCTGCGCTGGCTGGAACGGCGCTATAACGTCGGCACCCGGGAGGCCGTCCGATGA